The DNA segment CCTGGGACTCCAGCACCAGCGCTCGCTCGGGCGGCTCGTCCGCCCAGTGCACCGGCCGGGGCTCCGGAGGCGCGGCCCGGGGGCCCGCCCGGTGGGGCAGCGCCTCCACGATGAGCTCCAGATACAGCCGGTCCTTGTGCAGCACCGCTCCCCGGCTCAGGGGCGCCAGCGAGTCCGCCAGCCCCGGGGGCAGGAGGAAGAAGGGGTCGCGCGCGACGTCCGCCACCTCCACCACCGAGCGTACGCGCACCGCGAGCGTGGGGCTGACATCCAGCACCACCACCATGCCCGGCACGTCCTCCGGCGGCCCGCCGAGCAGCGCGGAGAGGTCCTTCACCTCCAGCACGCCGCGCAGGCTCGCGCCGCGAGCGCCCGGCATGGCGACCTCGATGACGGAGGTGGCCTCCACCGCGTAGCGCGTCTCACCGGCCTCCACCAGCAGGCAGAGCCGGCGTCCGCTTTCAAAGGGCGACACGGCCGGGGACCCTAGCAGCACTCCGGGGTTGGGTGCTAAGCCGTGAACAGTCATGGCGCGACTGCTCCTCGTCGACGACGAAAAGATCGCCCGCAATCTCTACGGCGACTACCTCACGGCCGCGGGACACATCGTCACCGCCGTGCCCACCGTGGCGGACGCGAAGTCCGCCCTCGCCGCGGAGCGGTTCGACGCGGTGGTGACCGACCTCATCCTCCCCGGCGGCGACGGCATGGAGGTGCTCCGCCACGTGCGCGAGCGCTACCCCGGCGTGGAGGTGGTGGTCATCACCGGCCTGGACAAGGTGGCCCCCGCGGTGCGCGCCATCAAGAGCGGCGCGGCGGAGTACCTGGTCAAGCCGGTGGCGCCGGAGGCCCTGCAGCACGCCCTGCGCCGCGCGCTCACCACGCGCGACCTGATGCGTGAGAACGCCTCCTTGCGCCAGCACGTCGCGCTGCTGGAGGCGGGCCAGCGGATCGCCACCACGCTGGACCGGGAGCGGCTGGCCACGGCCGCCTCGGACGCGCTGGAGTCCATGGCCAACGCCTCCGCGGTGATGCTCCTGGAGCGCGACCCCGGCTCCGGCTTCCGCGCGCACGGCATGCGCGGCCTGCCGGAGGACCTGCACGACACGCTGCTTCCGCAGCTCACGGAGCGCCTGTCCGTCACCCGCACGCCCGCGGAGCTGGATGGGCTCCAGGTCCCCTGGCCGCGCACCCTCGCCTTCCCCGCCGTGGACGGCGACACGGTGCTGGGCCACGCGGTGCTCTTCCACGACACCGCGCCCGCGGAGCACCACGCGGAGACCGTGGGCTTCCTCGTGCGCAACTGGGCGCTGGCCCTGCGCAACCTGGGCCGCTTCGCCGCCGTGGAGGACCTGGCGTACGTCGACGACCTCACCCGCCTGTTCAACACGCGCTACCTGCACCTCGTGCTGGACCGCGAGGTGAACGAGGCCCGGCAGACGCAGCGGCCCTTCTCCCTGCTGTTCCTGGACCTGGACCGCTTCAAGGCCATCAACGACACGCACGGGCACCTGGTGGGCTCGCGCGTGCTGGTGGAGGCCGCGCGCGTGCTCAAGGGCTGCGTGCGCGACCCGGACGTCGTCGCGCGCTTCGGCGGCGACGAGTACGTGGTGCTGCTGCGCGGCACCGACTCCGGCGGCGCCCTCAAGGTGGCCGAACGCATCCGCCGCACCATGGAGACCCACCAGTTCCTCGGCCGTGAGGGGCTGGCCCTCAAGCTCACCACCTGCATCGGCGTCGCCAGCTTCCCGGAGCACGCCCAGGACAAGGACCACCTGCTGGACCTGTCCGACCGGGCCATGTACCGGGGCAAGCGCGGCAGCCGCAACGTCGTCTACATGGCGGCGCAGGACCTGGAAGCCACCCCGGCCGAGCGCCGCCACGGCCCGCCTCCCCAGGGCTGAACGTCCACGCCCGGGGAGAGAAGGCCCGGGGCCCGCGCTACTTGCGCAGGTTGCCCACGGTGAGCCGCTTGGGCAGCTCCACGTCCGGCGCCTCCGCGGCACC comes from the Corallococcus silvisoli genome and includes:
- a CDS encoding chemotaxis protein CheW; protein product: MSPFESGRRLCLLVEAGETRYAVEATSVIEVAMPGARGASLRGVLEVKDLSALLGGPPEDVPGMVVVLDVSPTLAVRVRSVVEVADVARDPFFLLPPGLADSLAPLSRGAVLHKDRLYLELIVEALPHRAGPRAAPPEPRPVHWADEPPERALVLESQGVLFGVPLGCVSQVVPKGEAFSVLPVQSGPVAGVFPHAQALWPICSVPALLGAQAQVEDLFVLTELAGRNVGLAATRVLGVLQKFKPAELMGTFRAPGLPDPVMLLDLQRMFS
- a CDS encoding GGDEF domain-containing protein, whose product is MARLLLVDDEKIARNLYGDYLTAAGHIVTAVPTVADAKSALAAERFDAVVTDLILPGGDGMEVLRHVRERYPGVEVVVITGLDKVAPAVRAIKSGAAEYLVKPVAPEALQHALRRALTTRDLMRENASLRQHVALLEAGQRIATTLDRERLATAASDALESMANASAVMLLERDPGSGFRAHGMRGLPEDLHDTLLPQLTERLSVTRTPAELDGLQVPWPRTLAFPAVDGDTVLGHAVLFHDTAPAEHHAETVGFLVRNWALALRNLGRFAAVEDLAYVDDLTRLFNTRYLHLVLDREVNEARQTQRPFSLLFLDLDRFKAINDTHGHLVGSRVLVEAARVLKGCVRDPDVVARFGGDEYVVLLRGTDSGGALKVAERIRRTMETHQFLGREGLALKLTTCIGVASFPEHAQDKDHLLDLSDRAMYRGKRGSRNVVYMAAQDLEATPAERRHGPPPQG